Proteins from one Gossypium raimondii isolate GPD5lz chromosome 8, ASM2569854v1, whole genome shotgun sequence genomic window:
- the LOC105792602 gene encoding GDSL esterase/lipase At4g10955 has product MSRGREPFSLVGPKHLTTIDWNDDSHRRSVSASLVRGVSERERDRQVELRGGSETLAPQWWEFFNFKLVNELVDEDDESIFGAIFEYVFPSATNPGPGYVIAFRGTLWKRETWKRDLEFDFATILNTLHQTSRVRTAMKYVEDRVSKAGSSKVWLTGHSLGAAIAMLAGKNMAKRGKFLESFLFNPPYASFPIETIFKNHKNLILGLQLTTTVIKGGVALAFGYSGDEDSFAAISGWKPCLFVNNRDFICRGYIEHFKNRRKSHDFGVCGLISHHSLRNIVMKELKIMDVEISEPLHLLPSANLIENLSPPEESIPPHKLRHWWKPDLNLRCTVYNYE; this is encoded by the coding sequence ATGTCTCGTGGAAGAGAACCTTTTAGCCTTGTGGGACCCAAACACCTTACCACCATTGATTGGAACGACGACAGCCATCGAAGGTCCGTATCAGCCAGCTTGGTCAGGGGTGTTTCCGAGCGGGAACGTGACCGGCAAGTGGAATTACGTGGAGGCTCTGAGACACTTGCGCCACAATGGTGGGAGTTTTTCAACTTCAAGTTAGTGAATGAGCTCGTCGATGAGGATGATGAAAGCATCTTCGGTGCCATTTTTGAATATGTATTTCCTTCGGCAACTAATCCAGGCCCTGGATACGTAATCGCCTTTCGAGGTACCCTATGGAAACGAGAAACTTGGAAAAGGGATCTTGAGTTTGATTTCGCAACAATCCTAAATACACTTCATCAAACTAGTCGTGTTCGGACCGCCATGAAATATGTTGAAGATAGGGTGTCAAAGGCTGGTTCTTCAAAGGTGTGGTTAACTGGTCATTCCCTAGGGGCAGCCATCGCAATGCTTGCTGGAAAGAACATGGCGAAAAGAGGCAAATTCTTGGAAAGTTTTTTGTTTAATCCGCCATATGCATCTTTCCCAATTGAGACAATCTTCAAAAACCATAAGAATCTGATACTTGGACTTCAACTGACGACCACTGTTATCAAAGGCGGCGTTGCCCTTGCTTTCGGATATAGTGGTGATGAAGATTCATTTGCTGCAATATCAGGGTGGAAGCCATGTTTGTTTGTGAATAATAGAGACTTCATATGTCGTGGATATATTGAACATTTCAAGAATAGAAGAAAGAGCCACGACTTTGGAGTTTGTGGACTAATAAGCCATCATTCACTAAGAAATATAGTGATGAAAGAACTGAAAATAATGGATGTTGAAATTTCGGAGCCGCTTCATTTGCTTCCTTCGGCAAATCTTATAGAGAATCTCAGTCCTCCCGAAGAAAGCATTCCACCTCATAAACTTCGTCATTGGTGGAAGCCTGACCTGAACTTGCGTTGTACTGTTTATAACTACGAATAG